Proteins co-encoded in one Pan paniscus chromosome 23, NHGRI_mPanPan1-v2.0_pri, whole genome shotgun sequence genomic window:
- the RTL6 gene encoding retrotransposon Gag-like protein 6, which produces MVQPQTSKAESPALAASPNAQMDDVIDTLTSLRLTNSALRREASTLRAEKANLTNMLESVMAELTLLRTRARIPGALQITPPISAITSNGTRPMTTPPTSLPEPFSGDPGQLAGFLMQMDRFMIFQASRFPGEAERVAFLVSRLTGEAEKWAIPHMQPDSPLRNNYQGFLAELRRTYKSPLRHARRAQIRKTSASNRAVRERQMLCRQLASAGTGPCPVHPASNGTSPAPALPARARNL; this is translated from the coding sequence ATGGTGCAGCCGCAGACGTCCAAAGCTGAAAGCCCAGCCTTGGCAGCGTCTCCGAATGCCCAGATGGATGACGTTATTGACACCCTGACCTCCCTGCGCCTCACCAACTCGGCGCTGAGGCGAGAGGCTTCCACCCTGCGGGCGGAGAAGGCCAATCTCACCAACATGCTGGAGAGCGTGATGGCAGAGCTGACCTTGTTACGCACCAGGGCGCGGATCCCGGGGGCTCTGCAGATCACCCCGCCCATCTCTGCAATTACTTCAAACGGGACTCGACCCATGACCACACCTCCAACCTCTCTGCCCGAGCCCTTTTCCGGGGACCCAGGCCAGTTGGCGGGGTTCCTGATGCAGATGGACAGATTCATGATCTTCCAGGCCTcccgcttcccgggtgaggccgAGCGTGTGGCCTTCCTTGTGTCTCGACTGACTGGGGAGGCGGAGAAGTGGGCTATCCCCCACATGCAACCTGACAGCCCCTTGCGCAACAACTATCAGGGGTTCCTGGCAGAGTTGCGGAGAACCTACAAGTCTCCGCTCCGGCATGCGCGGCGCGCCCAAATCAGGAAGACTTCTGCCTCTAATAGGGCTGTGCGAGAGAGGCAGATGCTCTGCCGCCAGCTGGCCTCTGCGGGCACGGGGCCTTGCCCAGTGCATCCAGCTTCCAACGGGACTAGTCCAGCGCCAGCCCTGCCTGCCCGAGCACGGAATCTTTAA